A region from the Leopardus geoffroyi isolate Oge1 chromosome C2, O.geoffroyi_Oge1_pat1.0, whole genome shotgun sequence genome encodes:
- the CGGBP1 gene encoding CGG triplet repeat-binding protein 1 has protein sequence MERFVVTAPPARNRSKTALYVTPLDRVTEFGGELHEDGGKLFCTSCNVVLNHVRKSAISDHLKSKTHTKRKAEFEEQNVRKKQRPLTASLQCNSTAQTEKVSVIQDFVKMCLEANIPLEKADHPAVRAFLSRHVKNGGSIPKSDQLRRAYLPDGYENENQLLNSQDC, from the coding sequence ATGGAAAGATTTGTAGTGACAGCACCACCTGCCCGAAACCGTTCTAAGACTGCTTTGTATGTGACTCCCCTGGATCGAGTCACTGAGTTTGGAGGTGAGCTGCACGAAGATGGAGGAAAACTCTTCTGCACTTCTTGCAATGTGGTTCTGAATCACGTTCGCAAGTCTGCCATTAGTGACCACCTTAAGTCAAAGACTCATACCAAGAGGAAGGCCGAATTTGAAGAGCAGAACGTGAGAAAGAAGCAGAGGCCCCTAACTGCATCCCTTCAGTGCAACAGTACTGCGCAAACAGAGAAAGTCAGTGTTATCCAGGACTTTGTGAAAATGTGCCTGGAAGCCAACATCCCACTCGAGAAAGCTGATCACCCAGCAGTCCGTGCTTTCCTGTCTCGCCATGTGAAGAATGGAGGCTCCATACCTAAGTCAGACCAGCTGAGGAGAGCATACCTGCCTGATGGATATGAGAATGAGAATCAGCTCCTCAACTCCCAAGATTGTTGA